In Carassius auratus strain Wakin chromosome 37, ASM336829v1, whole genome shotgun sequence, the DNA window GCAGATGGACACATGtaggtcaaacacacacagagacgtcCATCTGACCTGCTGATGTGACGTTTGTGCTGTTTTTCTGCAGCTCAGATCATATTTCAATCTTTCTGTTAGTAAATGAattcctctttctttctcctgAAGACAGAAGCTGATGGACTTGCTGGTGTCTGCGCTGGAAAACCCTCTGAGCCCGGTCCAGGACGAGTCGCAGCAGAAGGTCACAGTCCTTCAGGCTTTATTCACATAATCAGATCCATCATAACCTCTGACCACAGCTTTGCTTTGTTGGATTTACGCATTCATGCATTAACAGTCACCATTAAACAGTGAATGATTCAGACACTGCTGCATCACACAGtgatttcagttctgttttgtgcTTTGGGTCAGTTTTGTAAAAAATCTTGTGACATTGAGAAGACACTCATTCCAGTGAAGCAGGATAGAAATGTGATCCGATGGTCCTCTCACTGATCTCCTTCCCCTGTCTCTCTGTTTTAGGAGGCTGACAGACGGCTCTGTGCGTCCAGCGTTCTTCATCAGGTGGATCAGACCTGTAGACGACTGGTTTCTCAGACGCTGACATCAGCTCGAGGTACAGAGATCAGACACATGGCACTTTGAGTTTCTCCTGTTCATGTCATGTTTGCACTGATTTATGCTGCTGTAAACCACTGTTGTTGATCGGTTGTATTTTATTGAAATTGTCTGGTCACAGAAGGCCAGGCGTCTCCAGACGTGATGAAGGCTCTGGCTAAAGCACTGATCGAGCTGAAGACGGTGTTCCTGAAGGAGCTGAAGAAGGATGTTCTTGGTCGTGTCTCAGTTTTCCCAGAGGAGCCCGTCGATGTGGAGAAGCTCCTGATGGACGTGTCTGCGATGTTCCAGCGACGCTCACACGAGATTGTGTCTAAACACATGTGAAACATGACTGATCTCTAGCATGCATTTGATTCCTGATAATAAATCAAACTATGGTTAGTCTTTTTGATGGATGATTGCGCATTAGAtgtcattttaataaagtttCTGCAAATGCATCTGTCAAACGACTAATTTTCATTTGGATATTCATTAACCGTTtgtaatgttgtttgtttttctttacaaTGATGGAGATTGCAgttctataaattaaattaacatgatCAATGAATTGCATAAATCCATCATTTGTCACCAATGTCAACAAGGTTTGTAAGTATTGAAGTTATTGACAATACTACTGTATGACATCAGTCACAATCTCCGTCGCTGATAGACTgatcattattacattattacatgaaTTATTACTAACATGAGTTTACACGTTCACGTTTTCACTCATTTGACTGCgcgtaatatttgtatatttttaacttgacgatttaaaaacattaattatgtcagcataaataaaagtatatgaaatgtatataaaatatgtagtTTGAAGTGCGttcaaaaaatgaataattcgaatttgaatatttttactcCAAGAAGTTTAAGTCAGTATTATTTCATACATTTCTGCGTTTTTTCTTCTAATTTGTGAGAAACATTTCAAAAGAGAAAGAGCGCCGTCAGCGAGATACTAATTAACGCATGTCATTACAgttgattaaaattaaaactacttTCGTTTTAGTTTAGTTATGTCTCTGTAAAATGAAGTGTTGTGCGCTGGTGTTTGTTTCCGCCGGACGCTTTTCACGGTGACGCAGAGCCGCGATGGCGTCCGTGCTCGGAGTACTGCGACAGGTGAGAAGAAACATTAATAAACCACAGATAACACGCATGATATTACAGTTACAGCGTCGAGCACGCGGGACACTGAGCACACATGTATGACACGTGACTGACATGAACTGAGCACACGTGTGATGGACGCGCAGCAGAACTAATCACAATAAATCACAGGACGGACATGGATCGATTATTATAATAAAGCCTAATGTTTAGATGAGAGATGATCTTAATTCTCAAACATGATTTATGCATGTGTGTCATATTCATTACTGACAGTCGTGGATTAGACAGACTGAAGGCAGATTAATAAGTGTTTGTCTCTGAAAGTCATCTGAATGTTACTGGTGTGTTGCTGTTGGTTCAGGTTCGTTTCAAGAACAATATTCACAGGAAGTCCTTCTGAGATTCACGTTCACCTTTTATTGGTCACATGcagaaaataaatgcacatacattttttttaaagtgtttgttctaaaatacaatttttttatgattGAATTAATTAGCTCATCTCATGTCATccttgtcttgtgtgtgtgtctgtgtctgatgtgtttgtgtgtgtgtgtttgtgtctgatgtttgtcctgtgtgtgtctggtgtgtgtgtgtgtgtgtgtgtgtctggtgtgtgtgtctgatgtgtgtgtgtgtgtgtgtgtgtgtgtgtgtgtgtgtctggtgtgtTGCAGGTCTCTGGGTCTCTGTCTCGCTCGCGCGCCGCGGTCAGGTGCTTGTGTTCGCGCGCAGCATCAGAAGCTCATCATGACGTGATCAGAACTGCGTTTCCACCGCTGCAGAGTTTCTCAGAGGAGGAGAGCATGATGAGAGACGCAGGTGAAACGCTGTTCACGAGACACAGGTGAGTacagaaacactcttcattaacacTCTTCTCTTCACCAGTCAGGAAATTCGCCCAGGAGCGCATCGCCCCGTTTGTCTCCAGGATGGACGAGGATTCGGTGATGGATGCAGATCTGATCAGTGCTCTGTTCGAGCAGGGCGTGAGTTTCATCTCATCACAAAATCACAGACACACCTGCTTCTTCTCATTAGTTtcatgtaattgtgtgtgtgtgtgtgtgtgtgtgtgtgtgtgtcagctgatGGGGATCGAGATCGGAGCGGAGTATGGAGGCACGGGCTCCTCCTTCTTCTCCTCCATCCTGGTGATCGAGGAGCTGGCGAAGGTGGACCCGTCGGTGTCTGTGCTGTGTGATATTCAGAACACACTGATTAACACACTGCTGATGAACCTGGGGACGgaggagcagaagcagcagtATCTGCCGCGGCTGGCCAGTGATACGGTAACACCCCGACCTTCAGACCAGCTCTGAAAGCGTTTCTGTGACTGATGCTCCTTCTGTTCTTCAGGTCGGCAGCTTCTGTCTGTCCGAGTCAGAGTCGGGCAGCGACGCGTTCTCTCTGAAGACTAAAGCAGAGAAACACAAGGATTATTACATCATCAACGGCTCCAAGATGTGGATCAGTAACGCAGAACATGCCGGAGTGTTTCTGGTGATGGCAAACGCAGATCCGGCCGCGGTCAGTTCACACACTTGTGGAGATCTAAAACCTCTGAATCtgattctgactttatttcagcCGCTGAATTAAGACCATGAATgataactaccgtattttccagactataagtcacactttttttcatagtttggctggtcctgcaacttatagtcaggtgtgacttatttatcaaaattaatttgacatgaatcaagagaaatgaactaagagagatgaaccaagagttcacattaccgtctccagccgccagagggcgctctatactgctcagttctcctgtagtctacactgaacacacagagcgccctctcgcggctggagacggtaatgttttctcttggttctaaataaatgcgacttacagctcgaaaaatacggtatactgATAACTGTATTGGCATCTGTTTCGATGCTCAGTAACGTTCTGTTTTTTTTATACCTATATCTGTTTATTGTCACCTGTTGCTGGagctctttaaagcaggatgcattgtgattggctgtcagtgtttttattgttcatcaccAGTTTCAGCTCTAGATCTGTTTCCTTAAGTGTGTTTTTATGATGTCAAATCTTCCTGTAACTTACATGGACAGAATGTTCAGTAATCAAACTGATGTCGATGATATGCTGAACTGGGATTGTTCTCTTATTCAGTCTCATCAggttttctcacacacacacacacacactgaacgcGGGCCGTGTCACATGACCACAGTGAAGCGTCACAGAACTAGAGACTGGAAGCTGAACTCCTTTTAAATCCTGTTCAGTGCAGCAGATGTGCAGCTCATATGgtcactgattgattgattgtgtgtgtgtgtgtgtgtgtgtgtgtggcagggttACAGGGGCATCACCTGCTTCATCGTGGACAGACACACGGAGGGGCTTCACATCGGCAGGAAGGAGAATAAGCTGGGCCTGAGAGCCTCCTCCACGTGTCCTCTGACCTTCGACAACATGAAGGTAATGAGTCCTCTGTGCTCTGGACGTCACCGGATGTTTCATGATGATATTAACTCAAATCATCTACGTCGTCTGATGCAGGTTCACGAGAAGAACATTTTAGGGAAAGTGGGTCACGGTTATAAATACGCCATCGGGATGTTGAACGGCGGCCGCATCGGGATCGCAGCGCAGGTGTGCTTCACTTCCTGTTTACTTCCACAACACTtcacaaaatacagaaaaataacttcagattttttatttagtcaATTAAATACGGTTTCATCTGTAAAGCAGAAgataatagtgtcattattcagatcagttcatgttttttttttcatctgatacTGTCTGTGCAATTAAATccataatagtgtgtgtgtgtctctgtgtgtgtgtgtgtgtctctctgtgtgtgtgtgtgtgtgtgtgtgtgtgtgtgtctctctgtgtgtgtgtgtgtgtgtgtgtgtgtgtctctctgtgtgtgtgtttctctgtgtgtgtgtgtgtgtgtctctctgtgtgtgtgtgtgtgtgtgtgtgtgtgtgtttcagatgctGGGTTTGGCTCAAGGCTGTTTCGATCACACGGTTCCTTACACCCGACAGAGggttcagtttggcaaacgcatcTTTGATTTCCAGGTAGTTTTGCTGTTTTGTGTGTCTCGCGTGTTAGAGGTCATCGAGGTCACGTGTCctccagcgtgtgtgtgtgtgtgtgtgtgtgtgtgtgagcagggcATGCAGCACCAGATCGCTCATGTGGCCACGCAGCTGGAAGCCGCTCGACTGCTGACCTACAATGCTGCGCGTCTGAAGGAGGCCGGACGCTCCTTCATTAAAGAGGCCTGTATGGCCAAATACTTCACCGCGGAGGTCAGTCCAGCACTCACACCTCGTCTGACATCTGTGACTCCAGAAATGAGTTTATATCTCTGTTCAGATTTGTACAAAAGTCACATGAGATGGTCAGTCACCTGTTTAATGTGTTACTCTGTGGCAGACACAAGCTGCTGTTctgaggtcagtgtgtgtttcaggttgcGACTCTGACCACATCTAAGTGCATCGAGTGGATGGGTGGCGTGGGCTTTACCAAAGACTATCCCATCGAGAAATACTACAGAGACTGTAAGATCGGTGAGTGAAGCACACGCGTGTGTCATGAAGAAACCAGTTTAACACTGACAGACTGAACCGTTTCCTGCAGGAACCATTTATGAGGGAACCACTAACATCCAGCTGAGCACCATGGCCAAGATGATCGACCAGGAATACGACGGATGATCACCTGTGTGTCCGAGACAGCTGAAGAGATGATTAATGACCCGTTAGCTGTAGTCCGTCTCGTCTCTGAGATCACATCTGTCTCTAACTCAACCGTATCTGACTCTTCACCGATCCTCTGATGCTTCTCTGGTTATTTGTTGTAAGATTCAAATTATATCACAGCAAAGGAGTCGAAGTCTTTCCCGAGTCTTTTTTCTGACGTCttctcatttttaaaatgaagctATTGTTAGACCCGGTTTATATTCCTGTTAGAGTTTCTGATTGATTCGGTGCCTGATTGATGGCAGACGGCTGCTGATTTGAGATCAGTCTGGTCTctcgtgtttgtgtttgtgttgctgaATAAACATCATGAACTCAGTCCTGCCGGTCTCTTGTGTGCGGTTCAAGGTCAGCGCTGGTCTCTTGTGGTCTCTCGTGGTCCAGAAGTGGCTCACCATCAGCTCTGGTCTGGGTTTAATGTAGTTTACTGTAAGGTCAGTGATCATCAGACCCTGGTGGTCAGTGATTTGACTCATTACTGTGACTCAATGAATTCACACAGACCCTGTCTAAATACAAACTAAATCACCAGTGAGATTAAACATATTTGGGCAGAAAGACttgctaaaaaatattattcctagtaacaaatagtaaaaacattgtttttatgtCATGCTTTATTTCTTTTCACTAGTAAGTACACTTGTCTCGCAGTGCACTGCACGAGCTTCTcatgtgcgcatgcgcagtctGGCCGCTAGATGGCGCTCACAGCGCGAAAATGAAATTGTCCATAAAAACCGAAATCTCTTGCATCAATAGTTGTGTGGATATTACAAATAACAATTCATAAATTTAAACAGGGAGTTGAGTCTAGGAGTCATATGAGTAAATTATAGTTTGTCTTGATGCGTTTCAGTCACTATCTCTTCTTTTTCTATGATTTAAGCATTTAGATAAAAATGGTGCCACCGCAGTaaagaaaacagagaaacaatatgaaaacaatgaaaagcaATCAGTCCAAGCTTCGTCGTTTTCCCAATTTGCATTATATgctgacaaaaacatttttttaggcATTTCATCCTTTACACAGAGgattcatattttaattcatatttcacACAAACTATCTCTCAGatttgctttattggcatgactgtaaatgatacaatattgccaaagcttaGTATACatgtacaaaatataataatataataacaataataataattaaacacagTAATAGAATTGATTATTATCTTAGAAATATCAAACTGTAACGAATTATAGTGTATGAACATTTGATACCACTTGCTTTAACTACAAACATACCAAGGATCACtgtggtgcacacacacacacacacacacacattcacctgctgtctcccactctctctcccccccctctcccactctctctccctctaccccccccccccctctctctctctctacctgtTGCTCCTCTTCTTGTCTCAGCGCGCGCAGGATCGCCTCAGTTCTTCTCTCATGGATCAGCGCTGCGCTTCTGACTTCAGACTGGAGtaactttcttcttcttcttcttcatcatcatcatcatctgtgacAGTCTCACCGATGGAGGACAGAACACAAGAAGTGAAAGATTCTCCGTTCTCCATCAAGAACCTGCTGAACAAACCCGACAAACCCAGAGTTCACATGAATCTCCCGGATCTCAGCTTCCTGCGGCTCGCCCCCTGGAGCTGCGCGAGCGGACACCCGAACACACCCGCGGGTGAGCtgctattattataataataattattattattattattatgtgttcgTCTATAATTACACCCGCTTAGGTTTGAGACTGAAGAGTTTATTCTGGGCGTCATGAAGGCGTTTAAATGGGTCAGACTGGTCAGAAGTGTTTGATGGTgaagtattgtgtgtgtgttgtgtgtccaGCAGCGGGTCGAACCAGAGAAGCGGAGGACCCGGATCCtaaagaggaggatgaggagctTCTTCTGGAGGACTCGGACTCAGACGAGCAGAAGAAACTCTGTCGCAAGAAGAAGACCAGGACCGTGTTTTCCCGCGCGCAGGTGTTCCAGCTGGAGTCCACCTTCGACCTGAAGCGCTACCTGAGCAGCTCGGAGCGCGCGGGGCTCGCGGCGGCGCTGCACCTGACCGAGACACAGGTCAAGATCTGGTTCCAGAACCGCAGGAACAAGTGGAAGAGACAGATCGCCGCCGAGCTCGAGGCCGCGAACCTCAGTCACGCGCAGAGGATCGTGCGCGTGCCCATCCTGTACCACGAGCACGCGGAGAGCGCGCGCGCCCGCGGGTCTGACCTTCACGCGCGCACTTTATTACCCGCATTCGCTGATCAgacccgtgtgaggctcgaacctGGTGCCGCGGCGCAGCGGTACGAGAGACTCAACCGGAACTAACTAACTAACCCATGAGAGAGTTCATCATCTGATCCAGGAGTTAAACTCTGTCAGGACCGAGCTAAAAACAGAAAGTTCGCctcacatatttttatttttattattttattttaagtctcGCTTTGTTGAGGAAGAGCACTTGGTTCAGCAAACGATAGCTGCagctgtatattattattattattattgttattgttttcccATATCTCTCGTTTCATTTGAAATGCCGCAGTAAAGTGAATCAGTCTCGGTTCTTGTGTTTCATAACATTCCGT includes these proteins:
- the LOC113055802 gene encoding short/branched chain specific acyl-CoA dehydrogenase, mitochondrial-like, which produces MASVLGVLRQVSGSLSRSRAAVRCLCSRAASEAHHDVIRTAFPPLQSFSEEESMMRDAVRKFAQERIAPFVSRMDEDSVMDADLISALFEQGLMGIEIGAEYGGTGSSFFSSILVIEELAKVDPSVSVLCDIQNTLINTLLMNLGTEEQKQQYLPRLASDTVGSFCLSESESGSDAFSLKTKAEKHKDYYIINGSKMWISNAEHAGVFLVMANADPAAGYRGITCFIVDRHTEGLHIGRKENKLGLRASSTCPLTFDNMKVHEKNILGKVGHGYKYAIGMLNGGRIGIAAQMLGLAQGCFDHTVPYTRQRVQFGKRIFDFQGMQHQIAHVATQLEAARLLTYNAARLKEAGRSFIKEACMAKYFTAEVATLTTSKCIEWMGGVGFTKDYPIEKYYRDCKIGTIYEGTTNIQLSTMAKMIDQEYDG
- the LOC113056471 gene encoding homeobox protein HMX3-like; this translates as MEDRTQEVKDSPFSIKNLLNKPDKPRVHMNLPDLSFLRLAPWSCASGHPNTPAAAGRTREAEDPDPKEEDEELLLEDSDSDEQKKLCRKKKTRTVFSRAQVFQLESTFDLKRYLSSSERAGLAAALHLTETQVKIWFQNRRNKWKRQIAAELEAANLSHAQRIVRVPILYHEHAESARARGSDLHARTLLPAFADQTRVRLEPGAAAQRYERLNRN